One region of Macadamia integrifolia cultivar HAES 741 chromosome 11, SCU_Mint_v3, whole genome shotgun sequence genomic DNA includes:
- the LOC122093136 gene encoding urease accessory protein D isoform X2 yields the protein MLSRAKVPLKHKSSDPQSQRCQEPKTSLPVSARSALSSPILKLDKYSQTSFFYIRGFKLSPRRKRGGKEFVCVCVCLCVGMETGIVVVEKVCGKSTVTRCFSKYPLKFIVPNKVGCSKTDSVWIYSLTYGGGIVSGDSISCKLTVGDGCTAALTTQASTKVYKAVGSKCSEQFLEVRIGSNALLAVIPDPVTCFATARYSQKQVFRVASDSSLVIVDWITSGRFASGEKWDFGLYKSTNQIFLEDDQPLFLDSVLLEAGSITSIAERMQDYQVIAMIIFLGPKLKPIQDEIQDDVKRMMSDSFRVPSSTSQNYMKVNSGLAPEKPPFIASCSAFGPKDSSAKTSAAEFDTL from the exons ATGCTCTCTAGAGCAAAAGTTCCTCTCAAGCATAAATCCAGTGATCCACAATCTCAAAG GTGTCAAGAGCCGAAGACGTCGCTGCCAGTGTCCGCCCGATCTGCACTCTCTTCCCCAATTCTCAAGCTTGATAAGTACTCTCAGACCAGTTTCTTTTACATTCGAGGCTTCAAGCTCTCACCTCGCAGAAAGAGGGGAGGGAAAgagtttgtgtgtgtgtgtgtgtgtttgtgtgtgggCATGGAGACGGGTATTGTGGTTGTGGAGAAAGTCTGTGGGAAATCAACAGTCACACGATGCTTCTCAAAGTATCCACTCAAATTCATCGTACCCAATAAG GTGGGCTGCTCAAAAACTGATTCTGTTTGGATTTACAGCCTCACCTATGGTGGTGGCATAGTCTCT GGAGATTCTATTTCATGTAAATTGACCGTTGGAGACGGTTGCACGGCAGCGTTAACTACTCAGGCTTCCACAAAG GTGTACAAAGCAGTGGGATCGAAGTGCTCCGAACAATTTTTGGAG GTGAGAATTGGGAGCAATGCTCTTCTGGCCGTCATTCCCGACCCTGTAACATGCTTTGCGACAGCAAGGTACTCTCAGAAGCAAGTCTTTAGAGTGGCTTCAGATTCTAGCTTGGTCATTGTTGATTGGATTACCAGTGGTCGTTTTGCAAGTGgtgaaaaatgggattttggACTGTACAAGAGCACCAATCAAATCTTCTTGGAAGACGATCAGCCTTTATTTCTGGATTCG GTATTACTAGAGGCAGGAAGTATTACCAGCATCGCTGAACGAATGCAGGATTACCAAGTCATAGCAATGATCATATTCTTGGG TCCCAAGTTGAAGCCTATTCAAGATGAAATACAAGATGACGTGAAGAGAATGATGTCTGATAGCTTTAGGGTCCCTTCCTCTACCTCACAGAACTATATGAAAGTAAATTCTGGTCTGGCTCCAGAAAAACCACCATTTATTGCTTCTTGCAGTGCCTTTGGTCCAAAG GATAGCTCAGCAAAGACATCGGCTGCAGAATTTGATACCCTGTAA
- the LOC122093136 gene encoding urease accessory protein D isoform X1 — translation MLSRAKVPLKHKSSDPQSQRCQEPKTSLPVSARSALSSPILKLDKYSQTSFFYIRGFKLSPRRKRGGKEFVCVCVCLCVGMETGIVVVEKVCGKSTVTRCFSKYPLKFIVPNKVGCSKTDSVWIYSLTYGGGIVSGDSISCKLTVGDGCTAALTTQASTKVYKAVGSKCSEQFLEVRIGSNALLAVIPDPVTCFATARYSQKQVFRVASDSSLVIVDWITSGRFASGEKWDFGLYKSTNQIFLEDDQPLFLDSVLLEAGSITSIAERMQDYQVIAMIIFLGPKLKPIQDEIQDDVKRMMSDSFRVPSSTSQNYMKVNSGLAPEKPPFIASCSAFGPKDVGSPQNFTNPSKILVTRLAAPGRGDFYLYPNLK, via the exons ATGCTCTCTAGAGCAAAAGTTCCTCTCAAGCATAAATCCAGTGATCCACAATCTCAAAG GTGTCAAGAGCCGAAGACGTCGCTGCCAGTGTCCGCCCGATCTGCACTCTCTTCCCCAATTCTCAAGCTTGATAAGTACTCTCAGACCAGTTTCTTTTACATTCGAGGCTTCAAGCTCTCACCTCGCAGAAAGAGGGGAGGGAAAgagtttgtgtgtgtgtgtgtgtgtttgtgtgtgggCATGGAGACGGGTATTGTGGTTGTGGAGAAAGTCTGTGGGAAATCAACAGTCACACGATGCTTCTCAAAGTATCCACTCAAATTCATCGTACCCAATAAG GTGGGCTGCTCAAAAACTGATTCTGTTTGGATTTACAGCCTCACCTATGGTGGTGGCATAGTCTCT GGAGATTCTATTTCATGTAAATTGACCGTTGGAGACGGTTGCACGGCAGCGTTAACTACTCAGGCTTCCACAAAG GTGTACAAAGCAGTGGGATCGAAGTGCTCCGAACAATTTTTGGAG GTGAGAATTGGGAGCAATGCTCTTCTGGCCGTCATTCCCGACCCTGTAACATGCTTTGCGACAGCAAGGTACTCTCAGAAGCAAGTCTTTAGAGTGGCTTCAGATTCTAGCTTGGTCATTGTTGATTGGATTACCAGTGGTCGTTTTGCAAGTGgtgaaaaatgggattttggACTGTACAAGAGCACCAATCAAATCTTCTTGGAAGACGATCAGCCTTTATTTCTGGATTCG GTATTACTAGAGGCAGGAAGTATTACCAGCATCGCTGAACGAATGCAGGATTACCAAGTCATAGCAATGATCATATTCTTGGG TCCCAAGTTGAAGCCTATTCAAGATGAAATACAAGATGACGTGAAGAGAATGATGTCTGATAGCTTTAGGGTCCCTTCCTCTACCTCACAGAACTATATGAAAGTAAATTCTGGTCTGGCTCCAGAAAAACCACCATTTATTGCTTCTTGCAGTGCCTTTGGTCCAAAG GACGTAGGTAGCCCTCAAAATTTTACTAATCCATCAAAAATATTAGTAACCAGATTGGCCGCACCAGGGAGGGGGGACTTCTACCTCTACCCTAACCTGAAATAG
- the LOC122093136 gene encoding urease accessory protein D isoform X5, with the protein MLSRAKVPLKHKSSDPQSQRCQEPKTSLPVSARSALSSPILKLDKYSQTSFFYIRGFKLSPRRKRGGKEFVCVCVCLCVGMETGIVVVEKVCGKSTVTRCFSKYPLKFIVPNKVGCSKTDSVWIYSLTYGGGIVSGDSISCKLTVGDGCTAALTTQASTKVYKAVGSKCSEQFLEVLLEAGSITSIAERMQDYQVIAMIIFLGPKLKPIQDEIQDDVKRMMSDSFRVPSSTSQNYMKVNSGLAPEKPPFIASCSAFGPKDVGSPQNFTNPSKILVTRLAAPGRGDFYLYPNLK; encoded by the exons ATGCTCTCTAGAGCAAAAGTTCCTCTCAAGCATAAATCCAGTGATCCACAATCTCAAAG GTGTCAAGAGCCGAAGACGTCGCTGCCAGTGTCCGCCCGATCTGCACTCTCTTCCCCAATTCTCAAGCTTGATAAGTACTCTCAGACCAGTTTCTTTTACATTCGAGGCTTCAAGCTCTCACCTCGCAGAAAGAGGGGAGGGAAAgagtttgtgtgtgtgtgtgtgtgtttgtgtgtgggCATGGAGACGGGTATTGTGGTTGTGGAGAAAGTCTGTGGGAAATCAACAGTCACACGATGCTTCTCAAAGTATCCACTCAAATTCATCGTACCCAATAAG GTGGGCTGCTCAAAAACTGATTCTGTTTGGATTTACAGCCTCACCTATGGTGGTGGCATAGTCTCT GGAGATTCTATTTCATGTAAATTGACCGTTGGAGACGGTTGCACGGCAGCGTTAACTACTCAGGCTTCCACAAAG GTGTACAAAGCAGTGGGATCGAAGTGCTCCGAACAATTTTTGGAG GTATTACTAGAGGCAGGAAGTATTACCAGCATCGCTGAACGAATGCAGGATTACCAAGTCATAGCAATGATCATATTCTTGGG TCCCAAGTTGAAGCCTATTCAAGATGAAATACAAGATGACGTGAAGAGAATGATGTCTGATAGCTTTAGGGTCCCTTCCTCTACCTCACAGAACTATATGAAAGTAAATTCTGGTCTGGCTCCAGAAAAACCACCATTTATTGCTTCTTGCAGTGCCTTTGGTCCAAAG GACGTAGGTAGCCCTCAAAATTTTACTAATCCATCAAAAATATTAGTAACCAGATTGGCCGCACCAGGGAGGGGGGACTTCTACCTCTACCCTAACCTGAAATAG
- the LOC122093136 gene encoding urease accessory protein D isoform X4 — MLSRAKVPLKHKSSDPQSQRCQEPKTSLPVSARSALSSPILKLDKYSQTSFFYIRGFKLSPRRKRGGKEFVCVCVCLCVGMETGIVVVEKVCGKSTVTRCFSKYPLKFIVPNKVGCSKTDSVWIYSLTYGGGIVSGDSISCKLTVGDGCTAALTTQASTKVYKAVGSKCSEQFLEVRIGSNALLAVIPDPVTCFATASGRFASGEKWDFGLYKSTNQIFLEDDQPLFLDSVLLEAGSITSIAERMQDYQVIAMIIFLGPKLKPIQDEIQDDVKRMMSDSFRVPSSTSQNYMKVNSGLAPEKPPFIASCSAFGPKDVGSPQNFTNPSKILVTRLAAPGRGDFYLYPNLK; from the exons ATGCTCTCTAGAGCAAAAGTTCCTCTCAAGCATAAATCCAGTGATCCACAATCTCAAAG GTGTCAAGAGCCGAAGACGTCGCTGCCAGTGTCCGCCCGATCTGCACTCTCTTCCCCAATTCTCAAGCTTGATAAGTACTCTCAGACCAGTTTCTTTTACATTCGAGGCTTCAAGCTCTCACCTCGCAGAAAGAGGGGAGGGAAAgagtttgtgtgtgtgtgtgtgtgtttgtgtgtgggCATGGAGACGGGTATTGTGGTTGTGGAGAAAGTCTGTGGGAAATCAACAGTCACACGATGCTTCTCAAAGTATCCACTCAAATTCATCGTACCCAATAAG GTGGGCTGCTCAAAAACTGATTCTGTTTGGATTTACAGCCTCACCTATGGTGGTGGCATAGTCTCT GGAGATTCTATTTCATGTAAATTGACCGTTGGAGACGGTTGCACGGCAGCGTTAACTACTCAGGCTTCCACAAAG GTGTACAAAGCAGTGGGATCGAAGTGCTCCGAACAATTTTTGGAG GTGAGAATTGGGAGCAATGCTCTTCTGGCCGTCATTCCCGACCCTGTAACATGCTTTGCGACAGCAAG TGGTCGTTTTGCAAGTGgtgaaaaatgggattttggACTGTACAAGAGCACCAATCAAATCTTCTTGGAAGACGATCAGCCTTTATTTCTGGATTCG GTATTACTAGAGGCAGGAAGTATTACCAGCATCGCTGAACGAATGCAGGATTACCAAGTCATAGCAATGATCATATTCTTGGG TCCCAAGTTGAAGCCTATTCAAGATGAAATACAAGATGACGTGAAGAGAATGATGTCTGATAGCTTTAGGGTCCCTTCCTCTACCTCACAGAACTATATGAAAGTAAATTCTGGTCTGGCTCCAGAAAAACCACCATTTATTGCTTCTTGCAGTGCCTTTGGTCCAAAG GACGTAGGTAGCCCTCAAAATTTTACTAATCCATCAAAAATATTAGTAACCAGATTGGCCGCACCAGGGAGGGGGGACTTCTACCTCTACCCTAACCTGAAATAG
- the LOC122093136 gene encoding urease accessory protein D isoform X3, whose product MLSRAKVPLKHKSSDPQSQRCQEPKTSLPVSARSALSSPILKLDKYSQTSFFYIRGFKLSPRRKRGGKEFVCVCVCLCVGMETGIVVVEKVCGKSTVTRCFSKYPLKFIVPNKGDSISCKLTVGDGCTAALTTQASTKVYKAVGSKCSEQFLEVRIGSNALLAVIPDPVTCFATARYSQKQVFRVASDSSLVIVDWITSGRFASGEKWDFGLYKSTNQIFLEDDQPLFLDSVLLEAGSITSIAERMQDYQVIAMIIFLGPKLKPIQDEIQDDVKRMMSDSFRVPSSTSQNYMKVNSGLAPEKPPFIASCSAFGPKDVGSPQNFTNPSKILVTRLAAPGRGDFYLYPNLK is encoded by the exons ATGCTCTCTAGAGCAAAAGTTCCTCTCAAGCATAAATCCAGTGATCCACAATCTCAAAG GTGTCAAGAGCCGAAGACGTCGCTGCCAGTGTCCGCCCGATCTGCACTCTCTTCCCCAATTCTCAAGCTTGATAAGTACTCTCAGACCAGTTTCTTTTACATTCGAGGCTTCAAGCTCTCACCTCGCAGAAAGAGGGGAGGGAAAgagtttgtgtgtgtgtgtgtgtgtttgtgtgtgggCATGGAGACGGGTATTGTGGTTGTGGAGAAAGTCTGTGGGAAATCAACAGTCACACGATGCTTCTCAAAGTATCCACTCAAATTCATCGTACCCAATAAG GGAGATTCTATTTCATGTAAATTGACCGTTGGAGACGGTTGCACGGCAGCGTTAACTACTCAGGCTTCCACAAAG GTGTACAAAGCAGTGGGATCGAAGTGCTCCGAACAATTTTTGGAG GTGAGAATTGGGAGCAATGCTCTTCTGGCCGTCATTCCCGACCCTGTAACATGCTTTGCGACAGCAAGGTACTCTCAGAAGCAAGTCTTTAGAGTGGCTTCAGATTCTAGCTTGGTCATTGTTGATTGGATTACCAGTGGTCGTTTTGCAAGTGgtgaaaaatgggattttggACTGTACAAGAGCACCAATCAAATCTTCTTGGAAGACGATCAGCCTTTATTTCTGGATTCG GTATTACTAGAGGCAGGAAGTATTACCAGCATCGCTGAACGAATGCAGGATTACCAAGTCATAGCAATGATCATATTCTTGGG TCCCAAGTTGAAGCCTATTCAAGATGAAATACAAGATGACGTGAAGAGAATGATGTCTGATAGCTTTAGGGTCCCTTCCTCTACCTCACAGAACTATATGAAAGTAAATTCTGGTCTGGCTCCAGAAAAACCACCATTTATTGCTTCTTGCAGTGCCTTTGGTCCAAAG GACGTAGGTAGCCCTCAAAATTTTACTAATCCATCAAAAATATTAGTAACCAGATTGGCCGCACCAGGGAGGGGGGACTTCTACCTCTACCCTAACCTGAAATAG